The following coding sequences lie in one Spinacia oleracea cultivar Varoflay chromosome 1, BTI_SOV_V1, whole genome shotgun sequence genomic window:
- the LOC110781872 gene encoding peptide-N4-(N-acetyl-beta-glucosaminyl)asparagine amidase A: MHFHHFYTFLIIFITSLSTTFSQPHHYLKPPSSAVNVTPQESIELTLPLSTARLPLPPPECTLYLLENSFAYTYSQPPYTVLYSPPVDCPPPWSHAVLQLSGEIAGNQYDRIAGVWLSGVEILRTSTPEPSDNGSFWYVEKDVTKYSSVLEQSNISLSMMLENLINDEFTGIYNVSLSMLFYKDDVIEKIGGRKLGLGSGSGLGLASESGVYEEPADLVIPVGSEGSHGYWFRIENESEKGIREIAIPMNARKVVLELYVSYHGDDEFWYSNPPTEYIEMNNLDSSRGNGAYREVFVKIDGNLVGFEVPFPVIFTGGINPLSWDPIVAIGAFDLPSYDFELTPYLGSLLDGKSHTFELGVANSISFWLVDANLHVWVDENSAEVVAMTGVSEPSEYEESREYKFKQLDGSFEIEAERKSQSSGWVNCSMGNFTTTVTRKMEFENSVEFQGAGTQKTVEQKVKVKTEVTVVAENGTVISSTTSKREYPLKLSTSTTPGPEIDTNVMTTTISNEFKEKSSDGNTKTTIQNSQESEGSMLVKGHSVLSGRAVTRQTLSSKGKSSCFSRTAEAVDGQLLRDESIVACSSLNEDHHKLLSSW, encoded by the coding sequence ATGCACTTCCACCACTTCTACACAttcctcatcatcttcatcacctcccttTCCACCACCTTCTCACAACCTCACCACTACCTCAAACCACCTTCCTCCGCCGTCAATGTCACCCCTCAAGAATCCATTGAGCTAACTCTGCCTCTCTCCACCGCCCGCCTCCCACTACCCCCACCAGAATGTACACTCTATCTCCTCGAAAACTCCTTCGCTTACACCTACTCTCAACCCCCCTACACCGTGCTCTACTCGCCGCCTGTCGACTGCCCTCCGCCATGGTCTCACGCAGTTCTTCAATTATCCGGCGAGATTGCCGGCAATCAGTACGATCGTATCGCCGGAGTTTGGCTTTCCGGTGTCGAAATACTCCGGACTAGCACCCCTGAGCCTTCTGACAATGGAAGTTTCTGGTATGTTGAGAAGGATGTTACTAAATATTCCTCTGTTCTTGAACAATCTAACATTTCTCTTTCTATGATGCTTGAGAATTTAATCAATGATGAATTTACTGGTATTTACAATGTTAGTCTTAGTATGTTGTTTTACAAAGACGATGTGATTGAGAAAATTGGGGGTCGGAAATTAGGGCTTGGTTCTGGGTCAGGGTTAGGGTTAGCTTCTGAATCAGGGGTTTATGAAGAACCAGCTGATTTAGTGATTCCTGTGGGTAGTGAAGGAAGTCATGGGTATTGGTTTAGAATTGAGAATGAATCTGAAAAGGGTATTAGGGAGATTGCGATTCCGATGAATGCTCGAAAAGTAGTGCTTGAATTGTATGTTTCATATCATGGGGATGATGAGTTTTGGTACTCGAATCCTCCTACTGAATACATTGAGATGAATAATTTGGATTCAAGTCGAGGGAATGGTGCTTATAGGGAGGTTTTTGTTAAGATTGATGGGAATTTGGTAGGTTTTGAGGTGCCATTTCCGGTCATATTCACCGGCGGAATTAATCCGTTATCGTGGGATCCAATTGTTGCAATCGGGGCATTTGATTTACCTTCATATGATTTCGAGTTGACTCCGTATTTGGGATCGCTTTTGGATGGGAAAAGTCATACATTTGAGCTTGGGGTAGCTAATTCGATTAGTTTCTGGTTGGTTGATGCGAATTTGCATGTTTGGGTGGATGAGAATTCAGCTGAGGTTGTGGCAATGACGGGTGTAAGCGAGCCATCTGAATATGAAGAATCGCGGGAGTACAAGTTCAAGCAATTGGATGGATCATTTGAGATTGAAGCTGAGAGAAAGAGTCAATCTTCTGGATGGGTTAATTGCAGTATGGGTAATTTCACCACAACTGTAACCCGGAAAATGGAATTCGAGAATTCAGTCGAGTTTCAAGGAGCTGGTACACAGAAGACTGTTGAACAAAAAGTCAAGGTGAAAACAGAAGTCACGGTTGTAGCAGAAAACGGTACAGTGATCTCTTCAACAACTTCAAAACGAGAGTATCCACTTAAACTATCAACTTCAACAACTCCTGGACCGGAAATAGACACAAACGTGATGACTACAACCATATCAAACGAATTTAAAGAGAAATCCTCTGATGGAAATACGAAGACAACGATTCAAAACAGTCAAGAGTCGGAGGGTTCAATGCTGGTAAAGGGTCATTCAGTTCTTTCCGGTAGAGCTGTAACTCGTCAAACTTTGAGCTCTAAGGGTAAATCAAGCTGCTTTTCAAGGACTGCTGAAGCAGTTGATGGACAGCTTCTAAGAGATGAATCAATCGTGGCTTGCTCTTCTCTCAATGAAGATCACCATAAACTGTTGAGTTCTTGGTAG